From the Astatotilapia calliptera chromosome 6, fAstCal1.2, whole genome shotgun sequence genome, one window contains:
- the sart1 gene encoding U4/U6.U5 tri-snRNP-associated protein 1 codes for MGSSKKHKEKSRDKDTEERRREHKKHRHKERDRDTSDRDKEKRKRSRSRERGRRESRGKGERSSGEPRVKKEKVDAGYEESNTEVQPQSASGDASLSIEETNKLRAKLGLKPLELNENKKELGTKEEPMVAETINPVVIQQQKEMREKLAALKEKRKLNLKLGKVKTLAEDDWLDDTSSWVERSRKLAKEKEMAEKRAKLLEEMDEEFGVSNLVEEEFAQIKQDAYTSRDLKGLIVQHKVESFSEGQTVILTLEDKGVLEEEEDVLVNVGLVDKEKAEKNVELKKKKPDYKPYEEEESVDDMVSFKSRSVLSKYDEEIEGEKKKSFRLNTGGFADGERERELQAMKEMLRNQAQSLEMPALSIASEYYTPQEMVGFKKTKRRVKKIRKKEKTSTADDLHLDDTRSSDFGSRTRGRGRKQEDDEDQEVKKEEKVVTHEIPLLSDDIRMAEMDISDDEEFTPPEPAVIEEDEAEQELQKQLEKQRKLKQMQLLKDSGAKVAEQVKKLVKDDNEDDPDKKNNIVFNATSEFCRTLGDIPTYGLSGNREDQEDIMDFEQEEEKDDAGGSDSDMDENVGWSTVNLDEEQKQPDFATASATILDEEPIVNSGLAAALLLCKNKGLLETQMQKVARVKAPKGALPNGDYCIEDKMGFDDKYSRREEYRGFTQDFKEKDGYKPDVKIEYVDESGRKLTPKEAFRQLSHRFHGKGSGKMKTERRMKKLEEEALLKKMSSSDTPLGTVALLQEKQKSQKTPYIVLSGSGKSMNANTITK; via the coding sequence ATGGGTTCGTCTAAGAAACATAAGGAAAAGAGCCGCGATAAGGACACAGAGGAGCGCCGTCGTGAACATAAGAAACATCGCCACAAGGAGCGCGACAGAGACACTTCGGACCGAGACAAGGAGAAAAGAAAGCGCTCCAGGTCCAGGGAAAGAGGCAGACGGGAGAGCCGTGGGAAGGGTGAAAGGAGCAGCGGGGAACCACGAGTGAAGAAGGAGAAAGTAGATGCGGGATATGAGGAAAGCAATACTGAAGTGCAGCCTCAATCTGCGAGCGGAGATGCATCTCTCAGCATcgaggaaacaaacaaactcagggCAAAGTTGGGTCTGAAGCCTCTGGAACTGAATGAGAACAAGAAAGAGCTTGGGACCAAAGAGGAACCCATGGTTGCAGAGACCATCAACCCCGTGGTCATCCAGCAGCAGAAAGAGATGAGAGAGAAGCTTGCAGCTTTGAAGGAAAAACGCAAACTCAATCTGAAACTGGGGAAAGTCAAAACCCTAGCTGAGGATGACTGGCTGGATGACACATCCTCCTGGGTCGAGAGAAGCAGAAAgctggcaaaagaaaaagaaatggcagAAAAAAGAGCCAAACTTCTGGAAGAGATGGATGAAGAGTTTGGTGTCAGCAATCTGGTAGAGGAGGAATTTGCTCAGATTAAACAGGATGCGTACACATCTCGAGATTTAAAGGGACTCATAGTGCAGCACAAAGTAGAGTCTTTCTCTGAGGGCCAGACTGTCATCCTGACCCTTGAAGACAAAGGTGTtttggaagaggaggaagatgtGCTGGTAAATGTGGGACTGGTGGACAAGGAAAAGGCAGAAAAGAATGtggaattaaaaaagaaaaagccagatTACAAACCTTACGAAGAAGAGGAGAGCGTTGACGACATGGTTTCATTTAAATCTCGCTCTGTTCTGTCAAAGTATGATGAGGAAATTGAAGGTGAGAAGAAAAAGAGCTTCCGGTTGAATACAGGTGGTTTTGCAGATGGAGAGCGAGAGCGCGAGCTCCAGGCCATGAAAGAAATGCTGCGAAATCAGGCCCAGTCCTTGGAAATGCCTGCGCTCTCTATCGCCTCGGAGTACTACACACCACAGGAAATGGTGggctttaaaaagacaaaacgtAGAGTGAAGAAGATCAGGAAGAAGGAGAAGACATCCACTGCAGATGACCTTCACCTCGATGACACCCGCAGCTCTGACTTTGGCTCCAGGACACGTGGCCGAGGCCGCAAACAGGAGGATGATGAAGACCAAGAAGtaaagaaagaggagaaggtGGTGACGCATGAAATCCCCCTACTGTCTGACGACATCAGGATGGCAGAAATGGACATAAGCGACGATGAGGAATTTACCCCTCCTGAGCCAGCTGTAATTGAGGAGGATGAGGCAGAGCAGGAGCTGCAGAAGCAGTTGGAGAAGCAGAGGAAGCTGAAGCAAATGCAGCTCCTGAAAGACTCTGGGGCgaaggtggcagagcaggttaAGAAGCTTGTTAAAGATGACAATGAAGACGATCCTGACAAGAAGaacaacattgttttcaatGCTACCTCAGAGTTTTGCAGAACCCTGGGTGATATCCCAACATACGGACTGTCAGGCAACAGAGAGGACCAGGAAGACATTATGGACTTTgaacaggaggaggaaaaagatgATGCTGGAGGTTCAGACTCTGACATGGATGAGAATGTTGGATGGAGCACAGTTAACCTGGATGAGGAACAAAAACAACCAGATTTCgccacagcctctgccaccattTTGGACGAGGAGCCCATCGTCAACTCCGGCCTCGCTGCTGCCCTGTTGCTGTGCAAAAATAAGGGTCTGTTGGAGACTCAAATGCAGAAAGTAGCACGTGTCAAAGCGCCAAAGGGTGCCCTGCCCAATGGCGACTACTGCATCGAGGACAAGATGGGCTTTGATGACAAGTACAGCCGCAGGGAAGAATACAGAGGCTTCACGCAAGACTTCAAGGAGAAGGATGGCTACAAGCCTGACGTCAAGATTGAGTACGTGGACGAGTCTGGGCGGAAACTCACTCCAAAAGAAGCTTTTAGGCAGCTCTCCCATCGATTCCATGGAAAGGGGTCTGGAAAAATGAAGACCGAGAGGAGGATGAAAAAGCTGGAGGAAGAGGCGTTGCTGAAGAAGATGAGCAGCAGCGATACTCCTCTGGGAACTGTGGCTTTACTGCAGGAGAAGCAAAAATCCCAGAAAACGCCATATATTGTGCTTAGTGGGAGTGGAAAGAGTATGAATGCAAACACCATTACTAAATAA